In the Oncorhynchus nerka isolate Pitt River linkage group LG2, Oner_Uvic_2.0, whole genome shotgun sequence genome, one interval contains:
- the ppcs gene encoding phosphopantothenate--cysteine ligase, with protein sequence MADPRTLTAEGKLSEEFAVPSHVEEVKGQMAAFAVQHRAAGHRVVLITSGGTKVPLESRTVRFLDNFSSGRRGASSAEYFLESGYAVIFLHRHRSLYPFTRLYSGINLLDSLQLESGKGGSVSDQVVVNQQALPNIAKILMRYQAVKKAGLLLPVEFSTLSEYLHLLKAAAQALSPIGSNAMFYLAAAVSDFYIPASDMPEHKIQSSNGPLQISMKMVPKMLSPLVKDWAPQAFVISFKLETDPSILLDRARRALATYRHQAVVANVLDTRRGYVVVVTPDTQAELVLTDEEASRDVEIEDRIVSNLTAAHSQFITQQG encoded by the exons ATGGCAGACCCCAGGACCCTCACTGCAGAAGGGAAGCTGTCTGAAGAGTTTGCTGTTCCCTCCCATGTAGAGGAGGTCAAAGGGCAGATGGCAGCTTTTGCTGTGCAGCACAGGGCTGCAGGGCACAGGGTAGTGCTTATCACCTCAGGAGGCACCAAAGTCCCCCTGGAGTCCCGCACCGTCCGCTTCCTGGATAACTTCAGCAGTGGCCGGCGCGGAGCCTCCTCGGCAGAGTACTTCCTTGAGTCAGGCTATGCTGTGATCTTCCTGCACAGACACCGTTCCTTATATCCTTTCACACGCCTCTACTCTGGGATTAATCTGCTGGACAGCCTACAGCTGGAGAGTGGAAAGGGGGGTTCGGTCTCTGACCAAGTCGTGGTCAACCAGCAGGCACTTCCCaacattgccaaaatcctgatgCGTTACCAGGCGGTGAAAAAGGCAGGGCTTCTTCTGCCTGTGGAGTTCAGCACCCTGTCCGAGTACCTGCACCTCCTCAAAGCAGCAGCACAGGCACTCAGCCCCATAG GGTCCAATGCTATGTTTTATTTGGCTGCAGCAGTGTCGGATTTCTACATCCCAGCGTCTGACATGCCAGAGCACAAGATCCAGTCTTCCAATGGACCACTTCAG ATCAGTATGAAGATGGTCCCTAAGATGTTGTCGCCGCTGGTGAAGGACTGGGCCCCTCAAGCATTTGTGATTTCCTTCAAGCTGGAAACAGACCCATCCATCCTGCTGGACAGAGCTCGGCGGGCTCTGGCCACCTATCGGCACCAGGCTGTGGTAGCCAATGTACTGGACACCAGACGAGgttatgtagtggtggtgacccCTGACACTCAGGCCGAGCTGGTACTCACAGATGAGGAAGCAAGCAGAGATGTAGAGATTGAGGACAGGATTGTCAGTAATCTGACTGCAGCTCACAGCCAATTCATAACCCAACAAGGCTGA